The Coffea arabica cultivar ET-39 chromosome 8e, Coffea Arabica ET-39 HiFi, whole genome shotgun sequence genome window below encodes:
- the LOC113703558 gene encoding premnaspirodiene oxygenase-like, with protein sequence MALPFAFISLFLFLAFVLSLIKGLKGSKTAQKLPPSPWKLPLIGHMHHLVGSPSHQGLRDLARKHGALMHLQMGEIPSIVVSSPRLAEEIMKTHDLSFADRAEFLSGEIISYNFTDIASCQYGDYWRQMRKICTLELLSVKRVRSYGSIRQEEASVLVASIKALASAGELINVTEKLTSYTSSTVCRAAFGRVSKDNYLAYLPLVREINSLCGSFNIPDQFPSLKILHPLMSLKAKLLDVHHKADRVLDHVIEKHIAKTEPGIGESDQEDLVDVLLRVKESGNLQFPITNDNIKAVIMDIFSGGTETSSTTVEWAMSELMRNPRAMVKAQSEVRNAFVGKKTIEETDIQELKFLKSVIKETLRLHPPVPLLVPRKCRQETEIDGYTIPIKTSVIVNAWAIGRDPEYWDDPDSFKPERFENSSVDFSGCHFQYVPFGAGRRICPGISFGLANVELPLALLLYHFDWKLPNGLKPDDLDMTETMGVTAPRKDNLRLLATVYDASLEVSAET encoded by the exons ATGGCACTCCCCTTCGCCTtcatttctctctttcttttcctggcCTTTGTTTTAAGTCTCATCAAGGGATTGAAGGGATCAAAAACAGCCCAGAAACTACCACCATCTCCATGGAAGCTACCTTTGATTGGACATATGCATCATCTGGTAGGTTCCCCATCGCATCAAGGTCTCAGGGACTTAGCTCGGAAGCATGGAGCTTTGATGCACCTTCAGATGGGTGAAATTCCTTCAATTGTTGTATCATCTCCACGTTTAGCCGAGGAGATTATGAAAACACACGATCTTTCCTTTGCCGATCGGGCGGAGTTTCTTTCAGGTGAAATCATAAGCTATAACTTTACTGATATTGCCAGCTGCCAATATGGTGATTACTGGAGACAAATGCGTAAGATATGCACCCTGGAACTTCTAAGTGTTAAGCGTGTCCGATCATATGGCTCCATCCGGCAAGAAGAGGCTTCTGTTCTTGTTGCATCGATTAAGGCTCTGGCTAGTGCTGGAGAGCTAATCAATGTTACGGAAAAACTAACCTCATATACAAGTTCTACTGTTTGCAGAGCAGCATTTGGGAGAGTAAGCAAAGATAATTACTTGGCATATTTGCCATTAGTCAGGGAAATAAATAGCCTTTGTGGTTCTTTCAACATTCCTGACCAGTTTCCATCCCTCAAGATTCTTCATCCGCTCATGTCACTGAAGGCTAAGCTGTTGGATGTCCACCACAAGGCAGACAGAGTTTTGGACCATGTAATTGAGAAGCATATAGCAAAGACAGAGCCAGGCATAGGTGAATCTGACCAAGAAGATCTAGTTGATGTTCTTCTAAGAGTTAAAGAAAGTGGTAACCTTCAGTTCCCAATTACCAACGATAACATCAAAGCTGTTATCATG GATATTTTTTCAGGGGGAACTGAAACTTCATCTACAACGGTGGAATGGGCGATGTCCGAGCTGATGAGAAATCCAAGAGCGATGGTCAAGGCACAAAGTGAAGTACGGAATGCCTTCGTAGgaaagaaaacaattgaagaaaCTGATATTCAAGAATTGAAGTTCCTAAAGTCAGTGATCAAAGAAACTTTGAGGCTACACCCTCCCGTCCCTCTGTTGGTTCCCAGAAAATGCAGGCAGGAAACTGAGATTGATGGTTATACCATTCCCATCAAGACGAGTGTTATAGTCAATGCCTGGGCAATCGGAAGAGACCCCGAGTATTGGGATGATCCAGACAGCTTCAAACCAGAGCGATTTGAAAACAGTTCCGTTGATTTCAGTGGATGTCACTTTCAATATGTTCCATTTGGTGCTGGAAGGAGGATTTGCCCAGGAATTTCATTTGGTTTAGCAAATGTTGAGCTTCCTTTAGCTCTTCTGCTCTACCATTTCGACTGGAAACTCCCAAATGGTCTCAAACCCGATGATTTAGACATGACAGAGACTATGGGAGTAACTGCGCCAAGAAAAGACAATCTTCGCTTGCTTGCCACTGTGTACGATGCATCACTTGAAGTTAGCGCAGAAACATAG